The proteins below are encoded in one region of Sulfolobus islandicus Y.N.15.51:
- a CDS encoding 6-hydroxymethylpterin diphosphokinase MptE-like protein: MNFYKIVRSWFGFKERDDYISASILNYLVTKEYDESELRDIIKGREIAVVGASPQLDKINKIEEDVIIAADGATNYLINIGVIPDIVVTDLDGLQTFHKNPIYLVLAHGDNISLLPKVKEMDKVIPNSQVMPFGRLRLYGGFTDGDRAVVLAKYMGARKIRLYAMDFESGIIGKYSKPYYKRDVPASMIKRKKLEIARMIIEQVLNYDE; the protein is encoded by the coding sequence TTGAACTTTTATAAAATAGTAAGGAGTTGGTTCGGATTTAAAGAAAGGGATGACTATATTTCTGCATCAATACTAAACTATCTAGTAACGAAGGAGTACGATGAGTCTGAATTGAGAGACATAATTAAGGGAAGGGAAATTGCGGTAGTTGGAGCAAGTCCTCAGTTGGATAAAATAAATAAGATTGAAGAGGACGTTATAATAGCTGCGGATGGTGCCACAAACTATCTCATAAATATAGGAGTTATCCCTGATATTGTGGTAACTGATTTGGATGGTCTTCAAACTTTCCATAAAAACCCAATATACCTAGTGTTGGCTCATGGTGATAATATCAGTTTACTACCTAAGGTCAAGGAGATGGATAAGGTAATTCCGAATTCACAAGTGATGCCTTTTGGTCGTTTAAGACTGTATGGTGGGTTCACTGACGGAGATAGGGCCGTAGTTTTAGCAAAGTACATGGGAGCTAGGAAAATAAGATTATATGCCATGGATTTTGAATCCGGAATTATTGGAAAATACTCTAAACCATACTATAAGAGAGACGTACCAGCTTCGATGATAAAAAGAAAAAAGTTAGAAATAGCCAGAATGATAATTGAACAAGTTTTAAATTATGATGAATAG